The Polypterus senegalus isolate Bchr_013 chromosome 11, ASM1683550v1, whole genome shotgun sequence sequence TGTGCTCCTAAAGGTTTTTGAATATGACCTGATATTTGCTTTCACAATTTTTGTTGCTGATATATGTGCCAGACCTTGAGGCTCCATGCTAAAACTGCCTGGGCAGGTGCCTTCTGCTTATAACGGTCTCTGTGTCAATAGGCACTTTGTCAAAGATCTCCCTTGTAAACAGGAAAATCTTTCAAACGCTTTATTTAAAGTACAACAACTTAGGCAGCTTCAACAAACAGTAATGCAAACATTAATGAGGGATAGGCAGGGTCCAGCTCGCTTACCCTCcagctaatgttttttttttttgtctcggCAAACAGCTGTTCTCTGAAACACCGTCTCCTTTGAACAAGCTTGCATAAGTAAACACAGGCACGCTCTCCAACGTTAGCAAGCTGTTTACTCAGCCCCAGGTGATTTAACTTGTACAGAATGGCTCATGCTGAAATGTGTATCAGGGCAGAGCAAATATGTCCTCATTACACAAGCACACAGACCCAGGTACTCATGTCTGCCCACCTGCACAACTGGTTTTACTGTTCGGTTGGAAAAAGATCATAAAGTAACAGTCATTCACGGCTGTAAACTTGGGACCCAGGGAGCACAGCTTGATTTCTTTCCTTATATTCTTTTCTAAAATTGtgttgaaaaacacaaaactattAAATATGTAACTTCGGAACTGATCTTCAAACAAAGCAAACCAAGCAAAGACTTTAGACAACCAATCTACATTAAGAAGCAAGCCAGTCATGGAGTGTTTTTGTACCTTTTAACAACATATTGCATATATGTACTTTTTGTAACAGATATTCTAAGCACCTGGCCAAACGTCCAACTCAACAAGTCCACAATCATTTGCCAATAGCACAGAATGTAAGCCAGATCTGAAGAGTTATGATTCATCTGGGATGTTACAGACAAGACATATTTCACCTAAAACATGTACATTCAGAAAGCTTGGATCATAATTTGCTGTGCTTAAGCTAACCAAAACTGTCATGTGGATGACAGGTGCACATTTTCTTTTGCCATCTGCCGCCATAAATGACAGGAATTaagtgcattttttcattttgcttggttTAACTGTAAGTATGTTGATTGTTCTTTCTGACAGACagcaataaatgcattttatgttcaatgaaataataataacaaatataaaaatattgtaaggCATTGGCTAATACTGCTGACTCACAACTCCAGAGACACATCCTGGCCTGTATGAGGTCTACATGTTCTTTCTTAGTCTGCAAGTGTTTTTTCTCCAGGAACTCCTTGTTTCTTCCCACACTTCAAACATGTCTAAGTAAGGCTGATGGGCAGCTCTCCATTGACCTAAGGTGGGTGCTGTGATTAGGCTTTCTGGTATGCTGATACCCCAAGCACTGTTGCTTTCAATATTTCTGTCACGATAAGCACCCAATTCTCCTCCATGTTGACCTTGataaaatcattacaaaatgGATCAATACATTGATGACAGTGAATCTTGGTTTTAATTGTCTAATTGATAAATTGTTTAGGCAAAGacgtaacaaaactaaaatcaataaCAAGATGGTGTTGTTGTGCAATGGTTAGTTGCTATTGTCTCAGGCAGGTTAAATTCCTAGCCTGGCCAGAGTTGGTTCTCTCAAAATACTTCACTTTTCCTGCATAACTCAAAGACTCGTATATGATGTCCATTGGTGACGacactcttcttctttttctatgttaactaatgttgtcttattttaattttcttattttgtcttatttttatgtaaagcactttgagctacatttttgtatgaaaatgtgctatataaataaataactgttgttgttgttgttcaaattTAGAATACCAgaatggttcttcagagcaatgccatggGGAATCATTTcaggttcccaaaagacccatctacatgaaggttccagaaagaacctttatttatttggatctttAACAGCcctcatacagtaaataaccatgaacagatggtaagagatttgtgaaataccaatggctcatgattttaaaaggactcttgctgcatacgtaCAGTAACTCAGGCTACGTTCAGGTTTTTGTAAACTGTTAGTGTCCTGCTGGGTAGCCTACAATACATTAAcactttcaagatttttttgtacaacttcatatgcaaagaactgaATGTCCTAGAATGTCAAGCAATGGCTTAAGGAACAACACAACCCACAAAGAATCATAAAGTGCCAATAAAGAACCAGAGTGTAcattgtgtgcatgagtgggccctgcaaatggactggtgctccacccagggttggttcctgcttacTCCAAAACTTTTAGTCCACAAACTTTAATTAAGTGTATCTGGAAAGATGACACTTAaaattgtacttttaattttgCTTCCAAAAGAATTGTGATTTTCTCTTTCAGATTTACCATGGCAAACACTTTCCTTACAATTTACATCTTCATTCATACCTCTACCATGTATCGGTAGATGACCTGTCCAGATATATCATATATCAACTCTCAGTTCAGTTCAGACTTGGCTCAAgctaattgtttttctttttaaacaaagcatgtttatttaaacattGCAATAACTGAGCTCACCTTACTAAACACAGGCACTTTTCACCCCTCcaagatggattttttttctattatttcatGAAGGCATATGCTTAACATATACAACAGTGGCATGCATGGGCaacattttattgctaatttgTAGATGTATTTCTGGCAGATAGTGGGTGAAGATGCTAGTTAAATATTCACTTAAATTGCCTTATATTTCCAGAATTTCTGACATGATTGTTAAAGGGTTATTATGCTTAAAAGCTAACGTAATTCTTTAAATTTGAGATGTTGttgcatatatatctatactgcattttagaaaaacacatttattaaaatataaagggCAAAATGTTTTCATAATTGTTTTTTATGCCACAGTTACAATTAATAATTTACTAATTTAAGAGGTATTAACCAATGCCAACACGTTTTGCTTTTCATAACTTATCTTTACGTCATGTCTAATGATAGTCTTCAGAATAGAATATCTTAGCAGGGTAATACATTAGAGCTAAAGACAATGAGGTACACTTGTACTTTATTTACTTTGTTCCCAATTTaagtaatatactgtaactgATGCTGACAATTTGATTTTGTGTTTCCGTTTCCCAACCCTCCAATCAGGTAAATTGTCCCATCAGGATTGAgtaatatttatgaaaaatatcaATTTCCTTTCCAGATAGCCTGGCTCATTGAAAAAATCCTGGGCTAATTGCAATGACATGAATGTTccaatgatactgtatatatactgtattaaaacagAATAGCCCTCAGATGTTTGTGGAAGGAATCTTTGAAGTATTTAGGTCTAATAAAACAATGGAAAGACTGGCATGACAGGAATATTTGATGACTGTAATATCAGGAAAtcagaaaacaaagaataaagccCAATTATAGATTGTACTTGAACCGTCATCCATTTATTGCGTACTTATTACTAAATAAGAATGGATGAGTGACAGTAAGGAAGGATGAAGGCTGTAAATATTTATTGTTAATAACTTTGTTGTTTGACCTTtctggagagcaaaatatttctTTCATTCATTAGGTATCGTATACCAAACGAAGCAGTTGTCAATACGCGATCACCTCATTTCGTTTAGCAACACAGGCAAACAACATGTAGGTTTTATTCACTTAcgtgatttttattattgctgttttaAATATGCAAGCTCATTTTATGACatacaaaagtacaaaatatcTGTATTTGGTGCGTTATAATATAGATAAGAAAAACCTTGTCAGTTACAAGCACTTCATACTTTAAAGACGTCAAGTTAGACAAAATAACATCAATATAACCCTaccattttttataaatacaaaaaagcagCAAATAGTTTCATacaaaagcaatatataaataatataatttataccGTTCCCATCTGAGAGAACTGTTCATATCACCATCACGCCCACTCGCACTTAAGTACATAAAATGGATACAAATGTTCTGCGTTTAAATATTGTGGTTTATAAGGCAAATCCGTTATCATTTGCTTCTTTAGAAACAACTTCAGTTCGatgataaaacaaaatacagtccAAATATAAATTAAGGGTTCCTTGAATGAACTGCCGTTAAAAGAGGCACTCCAGCTTACGTCTTTTTGGTTATCTAACGAGTTTGTTATAACACGGCCTGAGACAGCAGGATCGCGTGCCTGCTTTCTGGTGAGTGGTACCTGTTGATGTGTCGTGTCAGTCCAGGAGAGGAGAAGAACTTCTCCGAACAGTAACGGCAACGGAAGATCTCCTCTCCATGCCTTACTGTCAGCTCTTCAGGGGCCACACGCGTGGGCGCAGGAGGGAGCGTCGCATCTGCTCCCCGATAAATGGGTGCCAAAGATGCGATGACGTGAATGGGACGGGATGCCTGCGGTTGCGGAGCCTTCTTCCCGGGACTGCTCTCTGCAGTTGTAGCCTGTTGCGCTTTTTGTGCCGTTGCGCTCGGTCTGCTGTGCAGCGCCAGGTGTTTTCTGAGGTAGGCCTGCCTCCGGAATTTTTTGCAGCACAAGGGACAGTCAAAATAAGATTCCTCGTCCGACCCTGCGTCTGAGGAATGAGGCGATGGAGAGTTCGTTTCGCGCACCTTGTTGACCAAAGCTGGTGTGATGTTTTCGAGTGTCTGTCGGTCCGCATCTGTCTGGGCGCCCCTCGGTTTGTGCCAACGGCGATGAGAAGCGAGATTAGCGGGGCAGCTGAAGACCTTGTCGCACTCTGTGCAGCGATATTCCACTCTCACAATACGGGAACACTTGTGCTGGGCAAGAGACAAGGGATCCGAGTACCTTTCTTTGCATAGCTGGCAAATGAATTCACCCAGCGGGCTGCCGGCACTGGCCCTGGGTTTGCAGTCTTCCTCCGGATCTTCCTTAATGCGCAGCCCGAGCACTGGAGACGTGGTGACCTCATCTTTAAAGCTCATCTTCTTCTCAGCACTGTTAGGGGCGCAGGTCATTTTGGGCTTTTTGGGGAGAGGCTGCTTCGCTTTGGATGGGGCGACCGCCGGTCTCTTCAGGTTTTGAGCACCTGAAGGCGACAAGGCTCGGCTGCATATTGAGCCCATTTTGTTTGCTATCTCAGCCAAAGATGGCATTAAGGCCATTTGTGCATCAACCAGAGATGTAAAGGAACTCGAGGTGCTCTCCGGAAAAGACTCCGCTTGTATAGGCGACCTGGAATTGCGTTTTCTGTCTAAGTAGCCCAAGGCCGCCTCGGATGACTCGTTGTAGCCCGTGCTGACCGGCCGGTTTGGACTCAGAGACGGGGCGCAGAGCGCTTCCGGCATCCCCGCATGGTAGGGCCGGCTTTTGACACTTTTAACTTGGCTACTGCTGCTGGTAATGACGAAATGGCTTCTGAGGAGGGATTGTGGCACGGAGGCTGGAACAGGGCCTGTTGAGCGCCCATCCAAAGTATCTGGGCAGCTTGCCCATGTGGAAGCGATAAATGTCTGCGGGGCGACTTCGTCCTCTTGTTCCGCCGGGCGTACTCTGTAAGAGATGGGACCGGTCTTCTTGGTGCGTTTAACCAAAAAACCTCTGGGCATTTTGGCTTTGCTTCTTTTTAATCCaaaggcaaaatgaaataaataaataaataaataatagtgaaaGTCTCTTTGGCAGTGTCGTTGCAGCAGCTGCCAAGTAAAGTTTTCGAAACAAAATGCAGCAAGGTAGTATGGTCTCCAGTCTTAAGTAATTTGGGTCTTGTTGCTTTCGAGCTTACGAAGATACTAAAGATCTCCACCTTACATCGGTATTTAAAGGCAGCTATAACCCATTGTCTGCCTGCGGGCCGCAGATGGCTGCAAAGTAAGCGCCAATAGGAGCGCCCCGCAACCTGATCCCGCCGATGTCTCCGGGGAGAGAGCAGCAGATGCGAGTTTCCCCGCGACGCGTGGTCTTTCATCATTATGCAGATTGGCGCATACATGCCACACGCCAAGCTCTGTGGCTTTTTGTTcctcttgtgtttttttgtccTGGGTCCATTCAGCACACACGTGCCGTGGCTTTGTCCTGGTTCAAGAGGACAGAAGAAAAGAATGAAagctagaaagagagagagagagggagagagaagagagagagagggagatgaGAGGAATCCTCTAGAGAGGGGGAAGGGATGGTCCCCAACGAAACctagaaaaaaaagttgaaaactcGAGCTTCATCAGTCTGGGTGCCCCTAGGGCGTCTGATCCAAACAATAGATGCAGTCAGCCGGACCATTGTGAGCGAAATTAACCCTTTTCATAGCATCTCCTCAATATAAAAAAGACCCCCTTCCCCCTACGCATCtcggaagaaaagaagaaactgGAGAGGAATACATTTACATTGGAAGCCGCAAGAATCAAATAAGCTTCGCGCAAATGTTTCCAGGTTTCaaataaaagagacaaaaaaccgAGCATAGCCGTATTAAGAGCAGAGCAGAGCCATTCAAAGGCTGTAACTGTAAATGCTAAATACGCACGGTCTTCAAACCGTGCTTTTAAATCAGTGAATGCATAATGGAAAACGCCGGACGCGTTCTGTCTAACGCTCCAGCACTCAAAGCCGCTACTCGGTTAGAATTGAAAAGACCGTTTAACAGTTAGAAAGGAGGAAACGTGGAAAAACGTAACCTTCAAAAACtgcttatttttaaagtaatcaaCAAATGACATTAATTCTAAGGCATTTACAACTGCCTACAAAAAGATATTTCCTGTTTTCTCTTGTGATTTAGTGTGAATAAAGTAGCATTTTGCAAATAAAATTCAAACGGGTTAAACGAACACaagtttttcttacatttttttgtctgatAACCCAAACTTCCCCAAAAACTGctgtactttctttctttctttctttctctctttctttcttcaagtatGCATATGAGGAACCGTAGCGTGTGTCATTATAGACTGAGATTACATATTTTATGTTATAATACGTTACACTTTACATACGAACAGTTTACACCGAGTCTTTATttttgcagcacttttggaataaGCTCACTTCTGACGTCTCCTAGTTTACTTAATTTCTATAATATATTGCCCCACCACCACTTCACCCCCCCACCCCAACTGCTATGTAGCGGACTGTGGACAGTGCATGGTGTCTCCTGGGACTGTGCCGATTGTTATTGGAATTTTTCTGTCAGGGAGTAGAGGTTGCGGCTGCGAAGGGGGCTGTACAGTGTTTGTTAGGACAGCGGGGGAAGGGACTTCTTTTTATTGTTGGAATTGGAAGTTT is a genomic window containing:
- the LOC120539190 gene encoding insulinoma-associated protein 1a-like, whose protein sequence is MPRGFLVKRTKKTGPISYRVRPAEQEDEVAPQTFIASTWASCPDTLDGRSTGPVPASVPQSLLRSHFVITSSSSQVKSVKSRPYHAGMPEALCAPSLSPNRPVSTGYNESSEAALGYLDRKRNSRSPIQAESFPESTSSSFTSLVDAQMALMPSLAEIANKMGSICSRALSPSGAQNLKRPAVAPSKAKQPLPKKPKMTCAPNSAEKKMSFKDEVTTSPVLGLRIKEDPEEDCKPRASAGSPLGEFICQLCKERYSDPLSLAQHKCSRIVRVEYRCTECDKVFSCPANLASHRRWHKPRGAQTDADRQTLENITPALVNKVRETNSPSPHSSDAGSDEESYFDCPLCCKKFRRQAYLRKHLALHSRPSATAQKAQQATTAESSPGKKAPQPQASRPIHVIASLAPIYRGADATLPPAPTRVAPEELTVRHGEEIFRCRYCSEKFFSSPGLTRHINRYHSPESRHAILLSQAVL